The genomic region AATAATTTAGTTGCACTTAACTTTACAATTTGGCAAAAATAAAATAAGATCTTTTAAGAAAGAGGTAAAAATAATGAATACAAAAGTACTAGCTAGATATTTTAGTGCCTTATGCATTATCAACAACGGATTAAATTGATGAAAACGATTTAGTTATGATTGAATTGGACTATTTTCACAAGATAAACTAGATAATGGTGATGAAATTAAATTTCACTATGTTAGTGATATTGATAGAATTAGATACCACACTTGAACAGATTGCTGAGGAGGGCCTTATCCAGATTGTGCCATTCACTGAAAAGACCGCTGAACAAAACTGATTGAGAAAAACATATGACAAATCGCAACATAGTTTTTACAGTCACAACAGTGTGGCTAATCCTCAACATTATTTTTTGAATAACAATGATGTTTCTTTATCCTAATAGTTTAACTGGAAGTAATCGTGCCAATGCCTATGATGAAATTAAAATTATTCTTGAAAAATGTCTTATCCCAAATAATGTTACTTTTTTTCCATTTCATTATTTTATAACCTTTGTTACTTTTAGTATTATCTTTATCAGTTTACAAATTTTTTCTTATTTCAGTCAAATAAAAGCAAAAATAGCAATTGTGCTTTTTAGCATTTCATTGCTTGTCTTAATTCTCTTAACTTTAGTAGCAACAATGTCGCTTATTAGAATTGAAGATTTTGGTGGAACAATGTGATGCAGTTATCGCGAGATTGCTGTCTCCGCTCTAATTCTGATTTTCCTATTTTGTCCCGCATTATATTGAAATTTATATTACTGTAAAAAATATGCTCGTAAATAACTTTAAAAAATAAAACTCTCCTAAATAAAGGAGAGTTTTATTTCCATTAAACTGTCATTAATTCTTTTTCTTTTTCTAACGCAATAGCATCAGCCTTAGCAATATATTCATCAGTTAATTTTTGAATATCTTCTTGATAAGATTTAACATCATCTAAAGGCAATTTAGATTTTTTAATAATTTCATTAATATCTCGTCTTAAATTACGAATCCGAACTCGCATTTCTTCAGTAATCTTTTTTACTTGCCGAACAAATTCTTTGCGTTTTTCTTCAGTTAACTGCGGGACATTCATTCTAATATAATCACCTTGGTCTTGCAATGAAACTTGCAAATTAGCTTTAGTAATCGCAGCAATAACTTGCTTAATAATACTTCGATCATAAGGTTTAATAACAAGTTGTCGCCCTTCAACAACCGTAATTGCAGCAACTTGATTAACTGGCATTAAACTACCATAATAATCTACCAAAACAGAATCAAGAATTAAAGGATTAGCTCTTCCTGTACGAATCTTACTTAATTCATATCGTAAACTTTCTAAAACCTTTTCCATTTCTTCTTTTATTTGTTCAATTTCTAATTGTAATGCCTCAATTAACATTAATTATTCTCCTTACTTTTATTACTGTAATTTAATCTTATTTCTTAAAAACTTTAACTATTTATTGCTACTACTAATAATTGTAATTTTAGTATTTTCCTGTAAAGCTTTAACAATATTATCTGGTTCATTAATATCAAACAGAATAATCTTTAAATTAGCTTCCATACTCATTGTAATTGCTGTTAAATCCATTACCCGTAATTGCTTTTGCGTTATATCCTCATAAGTTAAAAACTTATAATGAGTAGCAGTGTTATCTATTTTTGGGTCAGCACTATAAACACCATCAACACCATTTTTAGCCATTAATAAGACATCAGCTTTAATTTCCGCCGCTCGTAATGCTGCTGCGGTATCAGTTGTAAAATAAGGATATCCCGTTCCAGCTGCTAAAATAACAACATAACCCTTAGATAATCGTGATAGACATTTTTTAAAAAAATAAGGTTCACAAATTTTATTCATTTCAATTGATGATTGAATAATTACTTTATCAAAGTTTTGATTTTTAAATTCAGCTTCTAAAGCTAAAGCATTCATTACCGTAGCTAACATCCCCATATAATCAGCATTAACCTTATCCAAACCAGCGATTTTAGCATTAACTCCTCTTCAAATGTT from Spiroplasma endosymbiont of Lonchoptera lutea harbors:
- the frr gene encoding ribosome recycling factor; the protein is MLIEALQLEIEQIKEEMEKVLESLRYELSKIRTGRANPLILDSVLVDYYGSLMPVNQVAAITVVEGRQLVIKPYDRSIIKQVIAAITKANLQVSLQDQGDYIRMNVPQLTEEKRKEFVRQVKKITEEMRVRIRNLRRDINEIIKKSKLPLDDVKSYQEDIQKLTDEYIAKADAIALEKEKELMTV
- the pyrH gene encoding UMP kinase, yielding MEFKYKRCLLKISGEALGGVSIYDPQRMKNIVKQIITLSQEGIEIAVVVGGGNIWRGVNAKIAGLDKVNADYMGMLATVMNALALEAEFKNQNFDKVIIQSSIEMNKICEPYFFKKCLSRLSKGYVVILAAGTGYPYFTTDTAAALRAAEIKADVLLMAKNGVDGVYSADPKIDNTATHYKFLTYEDITQKQLRVMDLTAITMSMEANLKIILFDINEPDNIVKALQENTKITIISSSNK